In Pseudoxanthomonas indica, the following are encoded in one genomic region:
- a CDS encoding DUF1295 domain-containing protein — protein sequence MSLIGVACLAVVMMTAGWLWQWRHRNIGIVDVLWALGVGCAALLIAWRGEGALTPRILLALMGGLWGLRLAVHLWRRVRSEPEDGRYRQLREHWRGGQGRIFGFFLLQAGLVVLFALPFVAVAANPRDGFSVWSLAAVLVWLGSVGGEALADAQLARFRRDPAHHGKTCRSGLWRYSRHPNYFFEWLHWFSYLLLAVGSPRWWLAISGPVVMYVFLRWLSGIPHTEKQALRTRGEDYREYQRVTPMLFPWFPKDGARSSSEKNP from the coding sequence ATGAGCCTGATCGGGGTGGCCTGCCTGGCGGTGGTGATGATGACGGCAGGGTGGCTATGGCAGTGGCGTCACCGGAACATCGGTATTGTCGATGTGCTGTGGGCACTGGGTGTGGGCTGCGCCGCGCTGCTGATCGCCTGGCGTGGCGAAGGTGCGCTCACGCCGAGGATCCTGTTGGCGCTGATGGGGGGACTGTGGGGGCTGCGCCTGGCCGTGCACCTGTGGCGGCGGGTGCGCAGCGAGCCCGAGGATGGTCGCTATCGCCAGCTGCGCGAACACTGGCGGGGAGGGCAGGGCCGCATCTTCGGCTTCTTCCTGCTGCAGGCCGGGCTGGTGGTGCTGTTCGCGCTGCCGTTCGTGGCGGTGGCGGCGAACCCGCGCGACGGATTCAGCGTCTGGTCGTTGGCAGCGGTGCTGGTGTGGCTGGGCAGCGTCGGTGGCGAGGCGCTGGCCGATGCGCAGCTGGCGCGATTCCGCCGTGATCCCGCCCATCACGGCAAGACCTGTCGCAGTGGGTTGTGGCGCTACTCGCGACATCCCAATTATTTCTTCGAGTGGCTGCACTGGTTCAGCTACCTGCTGCTGGCGGTGGGTTCGCCGCGGTGGTGGCTGGCGATCAGTGGGCCGGTGGTGATGTATGTGTTCCTGCGCTGGCTCAGCGGCATCCCGCATACCGAAAAGCAGGCGCTGCGCACGCGGGGTGAGGACTACCGCGAGTACCAGCGCGTCACGCCCATGCTGTTTCCCTGGTTCCCCAAGGATGGCGCGCGCTCGTCGTCGGAGAAAAACCCATGA
- a CDS encoding DUF1254 domain-containing protein: MRIALYVAILAGLTLAACQKETPAPEAATPAAEPAAADSAATPPAATPAPATAPAPAATPAPDPDAVPVTADNFARAETDLAFANALTGGSIGTFEHFRELTPLDKQRVVRQNRDTLYSAAVFDLDAGPVTITVPDAGPRFISLQVFDQDQYTHQVAYKPGKYSLTRQGIGTRYALAALRILVNPNDPADVQAVHALQDQVLVSQPGGPGKFEIPKWDAASLAKIRDALTVLGDSLPDKNKMFGSKQDVDPVRRLIGVATAWGGNPEKDATYLNVVPARNDGNTVYKLLVKDVPVNGFWSVTVYDDKGFFQANPQNAYSFNNLTAKKGDDGSVALQFGGCDGQVANCLPITPGWNYIVRLYRPKPEILNGSWKFPEATPVGG, encoded by the coding sequence ATGCGCATCGCCTTGTATGTCGCCATCCTCGCCGGCCTGACGCTGGCGGCCTGTCAGAAAGAAACCCCTGCACCCGAAGCCGCAACGCCCGCTGCCGAACCCGCGGCGGCCGACAGCGCGGCTACTCCCCCCGCCGCGACGCCAGCCCCGGCGACGGCGCCCGCCCCTGCCGCCACGCCGGCGCCGGATCCCGATGCGGTGCCGGTCACAGCCGACAACTTCGCCCGTGCCGAAACCGACCTGGCCTTTGCCAACGCCTTGACCGGCGGCAGCATCGGCACGTTCGAACACTTCCGCGAGCTCACGCCGCTGGACAAGCAGCGGGTGGTGCGGCAGAACCGCGACACCCTGTATTCGGCAGCCGTGTTCGATCTGGATGCGGGCCCGGTGACCATCACCGTGCCCGATGCCGGCCCGCGTTTCATTTCGCTGCAGGTGTTCGACCAGGATCAGTACACCCACCAAGTGGCGTACAAGCCGGGCAAGTACAGCCTGACGCGGCAAGGCATCGGTACGCGCTATGCCCTGGCCGCGCTGCGCATCCTGGTCAATCCCAATGATCCGGCCGATGTGCAGGCCGTGCATGCCCTGCAGGATCAGGTGCTGGTGAGCCAGCCCGGCGGGCCGGGCAAGTTCGAGATTCCCAAGTGGGATGCGGCCAGCCTGGCCAAGATCCGCGATGCCTTGACCGTGCTGGGTGACAGCCTGCCGGACAAGAACAAGATGTTCGGCAGCAAGCAGGACGTGGATCCGGTACGCCGCTTGATCGGCGTGGCGACGGCCTGGGGCGGCAACCCCGAGAAGGACGCCACCTACCTCAACGTCGTGCCCGCCCGCAACGACGGCAACACGGTGTACAAGCTGCTGGTGAAGGACGTGCCCGTCAACGGGTTCTGGTCGGTCACGGTGTATGACGACAAGGGCTTCTTCCAGGCCAATCCGCAGAACGCGTATTCGTTCAACAACCTCACCGCCAAGAAAGGCGACGACGGTTCGGTCGCCCTGCAATTTGGCGGCTGCGATGGACAGGTGGCGAATTGCCTGCCGATCACGCCGGGCTGGAACTACATCGTGCGGCTGTACCGGCCCAAGCCGGAAATCTTGAACGGCAGCTGGAAGTTCCCGGAAGCCACGCCGGTCGGTGGTTGA
- a CDS encoding lipocalin family protein, whose product MWRRLRLSVLSLCAAVLGCSSQPPRIPPVPRVDVPRFMGDWYVIAHIPTAKEKNAYDALESYALRKDGRIQTTFRYRDGSFDAPLETLHPVGTVRDYGNGAIWDMQFVWPIQAEYVIVDLDPDYQRTIVGRSKRDYVWLMARTPQISEADYQAGLSKIRALGYDVSQIRRVPQGANASK is encoded by the coding sequence ATGTGGCGACGTCTGCGATTGAGCGTGCTGTCCCTGTGTGCGGCGGTGCTGGGTTGCTCCAGCCAGCCACCGCGTATCCCGCCGGTGCCCCGGGTCGATGTGCCGCGCTTCATGGGTGACTGGTACGTCATCGCGCATATCCCCACCGCCAAGGAAAAAAACGCCTATGACGCGCTGGAGTCCTACGCGCTGCGCAAGGACGGGCGCATCCAGACCACGTTCCGCTACCGCGACGGCAGCTTCGACGCGCCGCTGGAAACCCTGCACCCGGTCGGCACCGTGCGCGACTACGGTAACGGCGCGATCTGGGACATGCAGTTCGTCTGGCCGATCCAGGCCGAGTACGTGATCGTCGATCTGGATCCGGACTACCAGCGCACCATCGTCGGCCGCAGCAAGCGCGACTACGTCTGGCTGATGGCGCGCACGCCACAGATTTCCGAGGCCGACTACCAGGCCGGTCTGAGCAAGATTCGCGCGCTGGGCTATGACGTCAGCCAGATCCGGCGGGTGCCGCAGGGGGCGAACGCGAGCAAGTGA
- a CDS encoding DUF1365 domain-containing protein — protein sequence MSASAIYTGWVRHRRHAPQAHQFRYRLAQLWLDLDEVDQVFHHRWLWSVGRRNLAEFRRSDYLGDPTLPLHEAVRQRVASVLGRRPRGPIRLLTHLRYGGYAFNPVSFYYCYEQDGQTLDCIVAEITNTPWGERHAYVLPMATAQARGRSWCWQFDKDFHVSPFLPMACDYRWRFNLPADELQVHMQVSREGQRSFDAHLWLRRRALDGVGLASVLAAYPLMTWQIIGAIHWQALRLWWKGNPVHAHPHLSGPRP from the coding sequence ATGAGCGCCAGCGCCATCTATACCGGCTGGGTACGCCATCGCCGGCACGCACCGCAGGCGCATCAATTCCGCTACCGGCTGGCGCAGCTGTGGCTGGACCTGGATGAGGTCGATCAGGTCTTCCACCACCGCTGGCTGTGGTCGGTGGGGCGGCGCAACCTGGCCGAGTTCCGCCGCAGCGATTACCTGGGTGATCCGACGCTGCCCCTGCACGAAGCGGTGCGCCAGCGCGTCGCCAGCGTGCTGGGCCGACGTCCGCGTGGACCGATTCGCCTGCTGACCCATCTGCGCTATGGCGGCTACGCGTTCAACCCGGTCAGCTTCTACTACTGCTACGAACAGGACGGGCAGACGCTCGACTGCATCGTCGCCGAGATCACCAACACGCCCTGGGGCGAGCGCCACGCCTACGTACTGCCGATGGCCACCGCGCAGGCGCGTGGCCGCAGCTGGTGCTGGCAATTCGACAAGGACTTCCACGTCTCGCCGTTCCTGCCCATGGCCTGCGACTACCGCTGGCGTTTCAATCTGCCGGCCGACGAGCTGCAGGTGCATATGCAGGTATCGCGCGAGGGGCAACGCAGTTTCGATGCGCATCTGTGGCTGCGTCGCCGCGCGCTCGACGGCGTGGGCCTGGCCAGCGTGCTGGCCGCCTATCCGCTGATGACCTGGCAAATCATCGGCGCCATCCATTGGCAGGCGTTGCGACTGTGGTGGAAGGGAAACCCGGTGCATGCGCATCCCCACCTGTCGGGTCCACGTCCATGA
- a CDS encoding SAM-dependent methyltransferase — translation MSTTMQAAQPQEDAARGLLGLAERGLLPDPLLRMGIRQLCRQRLREEREGGVEAQAQRLARRIQALEQSPVAVHVDAANRQHYEVPAAFFQLCLGKRLKYSGCYYPRGDESLDQAEQAMLELYAQRAQLADGQQILELGCGWGSLTLWMAERYPQARITAVSNSVGQREHIQAQCRARGLANVRVITTDVNELQLQQGAYDRCVSVEVFEHLRNYRQLLQRIGHWLRPDGKLFVHIFVHRQFLYPFETQGEDNWMGRHFFTGGQMPSADTLLFFQHHLALRQRWLIDGRHYQRTANHWLHNQDRHAPEVAAILQRCYGDAAPIWQQRWRMFWMACAELFGLDYGQQWMVAHYLFEPRKGED, via the coding sequence ATGAGCACGACGATGCAGGCAGCCCAGCCGCAGGAAGATGCCGCACGCGGGTTGCTGGGGTTGGCCGAACGTGGCCTGCTGCCGGATCCCTTGCTGCGTATGGGCATCCGCCAGCTATGCCGACAGCGCCTGCGCGAGGAGCGCGAAGGCGGCGTGGAGGCGCAGGCGCAGCGGCTGGCCCGGCGCATCCAGGCGCTGGAGCAGAGTCCCGTCGCCGTGCATGTGGACGCGGCCAACCGCCAGCATTACGAAGTGCCGGCGGCGTTCTTCCAGCTGTGCCTGGGCAAGCGCCTGAAGTACAGCGGCTGCTACTACCCGCGCGGCGATGAAAGCCTCGATCAGGCCGAGCAGGCCATGCTCGAGCTGTATGCGCAACGCGCGCAGCTGGCCGATGGCCAGCAGATCCTGGAGCTGGGCTGCGGCTGGGGTTCGCTGACCCTGTGGATGGCCGAGCGCTATCCGCAGGCGCGCATCACCGCGGTCTCCAATTCGGTGGGCCAGCGCGAGCACATCCAGGCGCAGTGCAGGGCGCGCGGCCTGGCCAACGTGCGGGTGATCACCACCGACGTCAACGAACTGCAGTTGCAGCAGGGCGCCTACGATCGCTGCGTGTCGGTGGAGGTGTTCGAGCACCTGCGCAACTACCGGCAGCTGCTGCAACGGATCGGTCACTGGCTGCGGCCGGACGGCAAGCTGTTCGTGCATATCTTCGTCCACCGCCAGTTCCTGTATCCGTTCGAAACCCAGGGCGAGGACAACTGGATGGGCCGGCACTTCTTCACCGGCGGGCAGATGCCCTCGGCCGACACGCTGCTGTTCTTCCAGCACCACCTGGCGCTGCGCCAGCGCTGGCTGATCGATGGCCGCCACTACCAGCGCACCGCCAACCACTGGCTGCACAACCAGGACCGGCACGCACCTGAAGTGGCCGCAATCCTGCAGCGTTGCTACGGCGATGCCGCGCCGATCTGGCAACAGCGCTGGCGGATGTTCTGGATGGCCTGCGCCGAACTGTTCGGCCTGGACTACGGCCAGCAATGGATGGTGGCCCACTACCTGTTTGAACCGCGCAAGGGAGAAGACTGA
- a CDS encoding SAM-dependent methyltransferase, protein MIPSIDSVARIAPTALERWLRRRLLAKLSGLQGGRLRLRDADGQFELGQDVGEPAIDLWVDDPVFYRQVAMGGSVGAGEAYIDGAWQCSDLVALVQLLVRNRDLLDGMERGPARLAALLLRLWHAARVNSRTGSRRNIAAHYDLGNAFFALFLSADMMYSSAIFADAEESLEQASRRKLDRICRWLQLAPGDRVIEIGSGWGGFAEHAARHYGCHVTTTTISAEQYQSAQMRMVAAGLQEQVSVLQLDYRDLRGQYDKLVSIEMIEAVGAHYLPGYFAQLQKLLKPGGLALIQAITIEDHRYEQALHSVDFIKRHVFPGSFIPSLEAISRARAGNSDLYVIVQEDFGESYALTLNAWRQRFLQQLPAVRAQGFDEDFIRLWEFYLAYCEGGFRERSIGVSHLLMARPGQQPRGKHPEDSR, encoded by the coding sequence ATGATCCCCAGCATCGATTCGGTGGCGCGCATCGCGCCGACCGCACTGGAACGTTGGCTTCGCCGTCGCTTGCTGGCGAAGCTGTCCGGCCTGCAAGGCGGGCGACTGCGCTTGCGCGACGCCGACGGCCAGTTCGAGCTTGGCCAGGATGTCGGCGAACCGGCGATTGATCTGTGGGTGGACGACCCGGTGTTCTATCGTCAGGTGGCCATGGGCGGCAGCGTGGGCGCGGGCGAGGCGTATATCGACGGCGCCTGGCAATGCAGCGATTTGGTGGCGCTGGTGCAGTTGCTGGTGCGCAACCGCGATCTGCTCGACGGCATGGAGCGCGGACCGGCGCGGCTGGCGGCGCTGCTGCTGCGGCTATGGCATGCGGCCCGGGTCAACTCGCGCACCGGCAGCCGGCGCAACATCGCCGCGCACTACGACTTGGGGAATGCGTTCTTTGCGCTATTCCTGTCGGCGGACATGATGTACTCGTCGGCGATCTTCGCCGATGCCGAGGAGTCGCTGGAACAGGCGTCGCGGCGCAAGCTGGATCGGATTTGCCGCTGGCTGCAACTGGCGCCCGGTGACCGGGTGATCGAGATCGGCAGCGGCTGGGGTGGCTTCGCCGAACACGCCGCCCGCCACTATGGCTGCCATGTGACCACTACCACCATTTCCGCCGAGCAGTACCAGTCGGCGCAGATGCGCATGGTCGCGGCGGGTCTGCAGGAGCAGGTGAGCGTGCTGCAGCTGGACTACCGGGATCTGCGTGGCCAGTACGACAAGCTGGTCTCGATCGAGATGATCGAAGCCGTGGGCGCGCATTACCTGCCGGGCTACTTCGCGCAACTGCAGAAGCTGCTCAAGCCCGGCGGGCTTGCGTTGATCCAGGCCATCACCATCGAGGACCACCGCTATGAGCAGGCCCTGCACAGCGTGGATTTCATCAAGCGGCATGTGTTCCCGGGCAGCTTCATTCCCTCGCTGGAGGCCATCTCTCGTGCGCGGGCCGGGAACAGCGACCTGTACGTGATCGTGCAGGAGGACTTTGGCGAATCCTATGCCTTGACCCTCAACGCCTGGCGGCAGCGCTTCCTGCAGCAGTTGCCGGCGGTGCGCGCGCAGGGCTTCGACGAGGACTTCATCCGCCTTTGGGAGTTCTACCTGGCCTACTGCGAAGGCGGCTTCCGCGAGCGCTCGATTGGCGTGTCGCATCTGCTGATGGCGCGTCCGGGACAGCAGCCACGCGGGAAACATCCGGAGGACAGCCGATGA